A DNA window from Parabacteroides johnsonii DSM 18315 contains the following coding sequences:
- a CDS encoding FHA domain-containing protein yields the protein MISVKCPHCHVGLKVDEGKIPLDITSFKCPKCKQPIPVSLLSMEKGSTASESETVLIQPLRMTTGRLSVIANADTPEQTFPLQEGVYIIGRKSNASTATIGIITADKSMSREHIRIEVKKDAKGGYKHYLSDNNSKNHTLYNSNYLENGEIVVLNNNDEIIIGRTVLRFNE from the coding sequence ATGATTTCCGTTAAATGTCCACATTGCCATGTTGGGTTAAAGGTAGACGAGGGGAAAATTCCCCTCGATATCACCTCTTTCAAATGCCCGAAGTGCAAACAACCGATTCCTGTCTCTTTGCTGTCTATGGAGAAAGGGAGTACCGCATCTGAATCGGAAACGGTTCTGATACAACCTCTTCGTATGACAACCGGACGTCTCTCTGTAATTGCAAATGCTGATACGCCGGAGCAAACTTTCCCCCTTCAGGAAGGTGTCTATATTATCGGACGAAAATCCAATGCCTCTACTGCTACGATCGGTATTATAACAGCTGATAAATCAATGAGTCGGGAACATATCCGGATCGAGGTAAAAAAAGATGCCAAAGGAGGCTATAAACATTATCTTTCTGACAATAATAGTAAAAATCATACGTTATATAATAGCAATTACTTAGAGAATGGAGAGATTGTCGTACTCAATAATAATGATGAAATTATTATCGGTCGCACAGTTCTCCGGTTTAATGAATAA
- a CDS encoding PP2C family protein-serine/threonine phosphatase, with amino-acid sequence MNITIGKPWAVSEKGGRLNNEDSIFPPPETANSNQNLFLVCDGVGGAEKGEVASSLACESFQTFFSTFREGEPSVAFINKAIRYTEARFDDYVAIHPEAKGMATTLTMTFIGTTGITLAHVGDSRIYHFRKGEILFQTEDHSLVNSLVKLGKITREEAVHHPQRNVIIRAIQGTDRPTETDVVLLNDIKAGDYLFMCSDGVLERLNNEELSDIFEHSSGPEEIKNAIMSACSGKTRDNFSFYIIPIQNVLDSTGIKQNILSFLYSFI; translated from the coding sequence ATGAATATAACGATCGGCAAACCCTGGGCAGTCAGCGAAAAAGGAGGCAGATTGAATAACGAAGATTCCATTTTTCCTCCGCCGGAAACGGCAAATTCCAATCAAAACTTATTTTTGGTATGTGATGGTGTCGGGGGGGCTGAAAAAGGAGAGGTTGCAAGTTCGTTAGCTTGCGAGTCTTTCCAGACTTTTTTCTCTACTTTTCGTGAAGGTGAGCCGAGCGTAGCTTTTATAAATAAAGCAATTCGTTATACCGAAGCACGTTTTGACGACTATGTGGCAATTCATCCGGAAGCCAAAGGAATGGCTACCACTTTGACCATGACCTTTATAGGCACTACCGGCATAACTTTGGCGCATGTGGGGGACAGTCGGATTTACCATTTCCGAAAGGGAGAAATCTTGTTCCAGACTGAAGATCATTCACTTGTCAATTCGTTAGTGAAATTAGGGAAAATCACCCGCGAAGAGGCTGTACACCACCCGCAGCGGAATGTGATCATACGGGCCATTCAAGGGACGGACCGCCCGACAGAGACCGATGTCGTGCTTTTGAACGATATCAAGGCTGGTGATTATTTGTTCATGTGTTCGGATGGTGTACTCGAACGTCTTAATAATGAGGAACTTTCTGATATATTTGAACATTCAAGCGGTCCGGAAGAGATTAAAAATGCAATCATGTCCGCTTGTAGCGGGAAAACACGCGATAACTTTTCTTTTTATATCATACCTATACAAAATGTGTTAGATTCCACAGGAATTAAGCAAAATATTCTTTCTTTCCTTTATTCTTTTATATAA
- a CDS encoding serine/threonine-protein kinase, which produces MNLPNGHVLQNGKYRITHVIGQGGFGITYKGVWYTEVKGSLGTVQTEVPICIKEYFFKDYCYRETESFAVKVHSETGKVLFDKFKEKLIKEAKILSEVHHPHIVNVLEVFEENDTAYIAMEYISGCSLKYMMDREGILPEPKVLRYVRQIGEALQFVHEKNILHLDIKPSNILIDSSGKARLIDFGVSKRYDIEQQETSTTMLTLSKGFASIEQYDNEGTQSFSPCPDIYSLGATMYNLLTGKIPTESILRATRPLQKPSELNKDISPKTEAAIIKAMQIIPADRFQTVDEMMAALDFPAEEETPANKLHNTDGLEAEDDETTVIHPNEQSLQNEDDEDRTIVNSEEIISQPRKKKRKGVLISVVITIFACVGSAVAFLVQGNKVSTKPSVTELISPVGEEKDSVSIPQDTTVSEMKIEESMLGEEDKKTETAIPRLPEKVTPVVVDEPRKQPETKQVPAEKNKITIQPVQPTAEEIDAEYAALIASGKEKMRKADFTNAKKDFTKAKETKLTEEVVRLLISCDEKEAAKLLADRKAQYEVKKTFGNFTIVRKKSTMLYGAIDSEANERIPCKYRNVGIAENGRAFERKDGLFDIYNADGVLVNEGSTYY; this is translated from the coding sequence ATGAATTTGCCAAACGGACATGTTCTTCAGAATGGAAAATATCGGATCACTCATGTAATTGGTCAGGGCGGCTTTGGTATAACATACAAAGGCGTCTGGTATACAGAAGTGAAGGGCTCGTTAGGAACTGTGCAAACAGAGGTGCCTATTTGTATAAAAGAATATTTCTTTAAAGACTATTGTTACAGGGAAACAGAATCATTTGCTGTCAAGGTGCATTCCGAGACTGGAAAAGTTTTGTTCGATAAATTCAAGGAGAAACTTATCAAAGAAGCCAAGATACTTTCTGAAGTCCATCATCCCCATATAGTGAATGTGCTGGAAGTTTTCGAAGAAAACGACACGGCTTATATTGCTATGGAATATATTTCCGGTTGTTCACTCAAATATATGATGGACAGGGAAGGCATATTGCCGGAACCGAAAGTTCTCAGGTATGTTCGGCAGATTGGAGAAGCACTCCAGTTTGTACACGAAAAGAATATTCTTCATTTGGATATCAAACCCAGCAATATTCTAATCGACTCGTCAGGGAAAGCGCGTCTGATCGATTTCGGCGTAAGCAAGCGATATGATATCGAGCAACAGGAAACAAGTACGACCATGCTTACCTTGTCAAAAGGATTTGCTTCGATCGAACAATACGATAACGAAGGGACACAAAGTTTTTCACCCTGTCCGGACATCTATTCGCTCGGTGCTACCATGTATAACCTTTTGACAGGAAAGATTCCGACCGAATCTATTTTGCGGGCAACACGTCCTTTGCAGAAGCCGTCGGAACTGAACAAAGATATATCTCCTAAGACAGAAGCCGCCATAATCAAGGCAATGCAAATCATTCCGGCCGATCGTTTCCAAACAGTAGATGAAATGATGGCTGCATTAGATTTTCCTGCGGAAGAAGAAACACCTGCAAATAAATTGCATAATACAGACGGGCTGGAAGCAGAAGATGATGAGACAACGGTTATACATCCAAATGAACAATCGCTTCAGAATGAGGATGACGAAGATCGTACGATTGTAAACAGCGAAGAAATTATTTCCCAGCCCCGTAAGAAAAAAAGAAAAGGGGTGCTGATATCCGTGGTTATTACTATATTTGCCTGCGTAGGATCTGCCGTTGCTTTTCTGGTGCAGGGGAACAAAGTCTCTACAAAACCGAGTGTGACGGAATTGATTAGTCCGGTCGGAGAGGAGAAAGATTCAGTGAGCATTCCTCAAGACACCACTGTTTCAGAGATGAAAATTGAAGAATCTATGCTTGGTGAGGAGGATAAAAAAACAGAGACAGCAATACCCCGACTGCCTGAAAAGGTTACGCCTGTTGTTGTTGATGAACCCCGGAAACAACCGGAAACAAAGCAGGTCCCAGCTGAAAAGAATAAAATAACAATACAGCCAGTACAGCCTACTGCTGAAGAGATTGATGCGGAATATGCTGCTTTAATAGCTTCCGGCAAGGAGAAGATGAGAAAAGCGGACTTTACGAACGCAAAGAAAGATTTCACGAAAGCGAAAGAAACCAAGTTGACGGAAGAGGTCGTACGCCTTTTAATTTCTTGTGACGAAAAGGAAGCAGCCAAACTTCTGGCCGACAGGAAAGCTCAATATGAGGTGAAGAAGACTTTCGGGAACTTTACAATTGTACGAAAGAAATCGACCATGTTATACGGGGCGATCGATTCGGAGGCGAATGAGCGTATACCATGTAAATACCGTAATGTCGGGATTGCTGAAAATGGGCGTGCTTTCGAACGTAAAGATGGTTTGTTCGATATCTATAATGCCGATGGCGTATTGGTAAATGAAGGATCAACGTATTATTAA